In Nitrosococcus halophilus Nc 4, the genomic stretch GCCTGGGTCCACCAGCCGCATCGAGCGAGTGAACCCGAATTGTTTCATGCTGAGACAAAGTCTATTTGAATTGAGTTTTAAGCACTAAGGCGCTTCCGCCCCTTAGCGCGGCGCCTATTGATCACAGCGCGACCGCCCTGGGTCCGCATCCG encodes the following:
- the rpmH gene encoding 50S ribosomal protein L34, yielding MKRTFQPKNLKRKRTHGFRARMRTQGGRAVINRRRAKGRKRLSA